The proteins below come from a single Hirundo rustica isolate bHirRus1 chromosome 6, bHirRus1.pri.v3, whole genome shotgun sequence genomic window:
- the GJD2 gene encoding gap junction delta-2 protein encodes MGEWTILERLLEAAVQQHSTMIGRILLTVVVIFRILIVAIVGETVYDDEQTMFVCNTLQPGCNQACYDQAFPISHIRYWVFQIIMVCTPSLCFITYSVHQSAKQRERRYSTVFLTLERDQDSMKREDSKKIKNTIVNGVLQNTENSTKEAEPDCLEVKEIPNPAIRTTKSKMRRQEGISRFYIIQVVFRNALEIGFLVGQYFLYGFNVPSMYECDRYPCIKEVECYVSRPTEKTVFLVFMFAVSGICVVLNLAELNHLGWRKIKMAVRGVQAKRKSIYEIRNKDLPRMSMPNFGRTQSSDSAYV; translated from the exons ATGGGGGAATGGACTATTCTAGAGAGGCTACTGGAAGCTGCCGTGCAGCAGCATTCTACTATGATAGGGAG GATCCTGCTGACCGTGGTGGTGATCTTCAGAATTCTCATTGTGGCCATTGTAGGGGAGACGGTGTACGATGACGAGCAAACGATGTTTGTCTGTAACAcgctgcagccaggctgcaaCCAGGCTTGTTATGACCAGGCTTTCCCCATTTCTCACATAAGGTACTGGGTGTTCCAGATCATCATGGTGTGCACTCCCAGCCTGTGCTTCATAACATACTCCGTTCACCAGTCTGCTAAACAAAGGGAACGGAGGTACTCCACTGTCTTCCTTACCTTGGAAAGGGACCAGGATTCAATGAAGCGTGAGGACAGTAAGAAAATCAAGAACACGATTGTCAATGGGGTGCTGCAAAACACTGAGAACTCCACCAAAGAGGCAGAACCAGACTGCTTAGAAGTGAAGGAAATCCCCAATCCTGCTATCAGAACTACAAAGTCAAAGATGAGGAGGCAAGAAGGCATTTCTCGATTTTATATCATCCAAGTGGTCTTTCGAAATGCCCTAGAGATTGGATTCCTAGTGGGACAGTATTTTCTGTACGGATTCAATGTCCCTTCCATGTACGAATGTGACAGATACCCTTGCATTAAAGAAGTAGAGTGCTATGTCTCTAGACCCACTGAGAAGACTGTATTCTTGGTATTCATGTTTGCTGTCAGTGGGATTTGTGTGGTGCTTAATTTGGCAGAACTGAACCACTTGGGCTGGAGAAAGATCAAAATGGCAGTGAGAGGAGTACAGGCAAAAAGGAAATCCATATATGAAATCAGAAATAAGGACCTGCCAAGAATGAGCATGCCTAACTTCGGCAGGACTCAGTCAAGTGACTCAGCTTATGTGTGA